A region of Polyodon spathula isolate WHYD16114869_AA chromosome 4, ASM1765450v1, whole genome shotgun sequence DNA encodes the following proteins:
- the LOC121314860 gene encoding small integral membrane protein 13-like, translating into MWQSIGLTFLVIVATLVCALLFMLFGWYVVWQLFLSKFKFLRELLGDTGSQEGDTEPTEMEAECESPPTPRHRPKTARQRKAPAEEAM; encoded by the exons ATGTGGCAGAGCATTGGTCTGACCTTCTTGGTTATTGTTGCCACCCTAGTATGTGCCCTGCTGTTCATGCTGTTTG GGTGGTACGTTGTGTGGCAGCTGTTCCTGTCAAAATTTAAATTCCTGCGGGAGCTGCTGGGAGACACCGGGTCCCAGGAGGGAGACACTGAACCAACCGAAATGGAGGCAGAGTGTGAGTCTCCTCCAACGCCCCGCCACAGACCCAAAACTGCCCGGCAACGAAAAGCACCAGCTGAAGAGGCCATGTAG